The genomic interval TGTCAAAGGCGGCAGAACCATGCGCTTTAGCGCCCTTGTGGTGGTCGGCGATGGCAATGGCCATGTCGGCTGCGGAATGGGCAAAGCTGCCGAGATTCCCGAAGCGATTCGCAAGGCAGTCGAGCAGGCAAAGCGCAATATGGTAACCGTCGCGATGGACGGTTCGACCATCCCCCACGAGATCATCGGCAAGTTTGGCAGAGGCCACATCGTGCTGATGCCCGCATCCAAGGGAACCGGCGTTCTGGCCGGCGGCCCGGCGCGTGCGGTTATCGAGCTGGCGGGTATTAAGGATATCAAGACAAAATCTTATGGCTCCAACAACGCGATCAACGCAGTCAAGGCGACGATTGCCGGCCTCTCCCAGGTGAGAACGGCCGAGCAGGTTGCAAAGCTGCGCGGAATCAGCGTCGAGCAGATGAGATAGGAGGGCAATAACATGCAGTTAAAAGTTAAGCTCGTCAAGAGCCCCATCGGTTGCCCCAAAGATCAGAAGGATACTGTCCGTGCGCTGGGCCTCAGAAAGCTCGGCCAGGAAGTCATCAAGGAAGACAACGCTCCCATCCGCGGCCAGATCTTCAAAGTGAAACACCTGGTCTGCGTGGAAGAAGTTTAGGAGGGCAGAAGCGATGAAATTACATGAATTAGCACCTGCCGAGGGCTCCAAGAAAGCAGCCG from Christensenellaceae bacterium 44-20 carries:
- the rpmD gene encoding 50S ribosomal protein L30, translated to MQLKVKLVKSPIGCPKDQKDTVRALGLRKLGQEVIKEDNAPIRGQIFKVKHLVCVEEV
- the rpsE gene encoding 30S ribosomal protein S5 is translated as MQRIDASTLDLQERLVAVNRVAKTVKGGRTMRFSALVVVGDGNGHVGCGMGKAAEIPEAIRKAVEQAKRNMVTVAMDGSTIPHEIIGKFGRGHIVLMPASKGTGVLAGGPARAVIELAGIKDIKTKSYGSNNAINAVKATIAGLSQVRTAEQVAKLRGISVEQMR